The Bacteroidia bacterium genome contains a region encoding:
- a CDS encoding substrate-binding domain-containing protein produces the protein MTIGLHKLALLWLIFLLISCESGNNGTSETDTPTTGKIRIAVDESFKPVLDTQISTFEALYKYAKIEPIYTNESDAISKLMEDSVRLIVIPRTLTPEEQQPLDKIQLRPRNTKIAYDAVCFIVHPSQKDSTIDVDDVKDILTGKKTNWAEINPKHLKAPIQVVFDHRNSSIVRYLIDSLLHGEKITPKASAVSSTQEVINYIAAHPNSLGCIGLAWISDGEDSTSNQFLSKIKVLSVGRKPDFYEPFQYYLLNAQYPFRRSVYIVSREARTGLGTGFASFVAGEKGQRIILKADLLPATMPIRLVELKTKEIQ, from the coding sequence CGTCAGAAACGGATACACCCACTACCGGTAAAATCCGAATAGCTGTGGATGAATCTTTTAAACCTGTGTTAGATACGCAAATATCTACTTTTGAGGCACTTTATAAGTATGCCAAAATAGAACCTATTTACACCAATGAATCAGATGCTATCTCTAAACTAATGGAAGATAGTGTCCGCTTGATTGTAATTCCCAGAACCCTAACACCTGAAGAGCAGCAACCCTTAGATAAAATCCAGCTAAGACCCAGAAATACCAAAATCGCCTACGATGCCGTTTGTTTTATTGTGCATCCAAGCCAAAAAGATTCTACTATTGATGTTGATGATGTAAAAGATATTTTGACCGGTAAAAAAACGAATTGGGCAGAAATCAACCCCAAACATTTAAAAGCACCTATTCAGGTGGTATTTGATCACCGAAATTCAAGTATCGTTCGTTATTTGATAGATTCTTTATTACACGGCGAAAAAATAACCCCAAAAGCTTCGGCAGTTTCTTCAACCCAGGAAGTTATCAACTATATTGCTGCCCATCCAAACAGCCTTGGCTGTATTGGCTTGGCTTGGATTAGCGACGGAGAAGACAGCACAAGCAACCAATTTTTATCAAAAATAAAAGTATTATCTGTTGGCCGAAAGCCAGATTTCTACGAACCTTTTCAATATTATCTTCTGAATGCACAATATCCGTTTCGCCGAAGTGTTTACATCGTAAGTAGAGAAGCCCGAACCGGTTTAGGCACAGGATTTGCATCCTTTGTAGCAGGTGAAAAAGGGCAGCGCATCATCTTAAAAGCTGATTTGCTACCGGCTACAATGCCTATTCGCTTAGTAGAACTCAAAACCAAAGAAATTCAATAA